Proteins from a genomic interval of Paenibacillus sp. FSL H8-0048:
- a CDS encoding ABC transporter substrate-binding protein has protein sequence MLKWKRSLSVLAMTAILGTLAACGGGGNKVNNAGGATEAPASTNAAATAAATDAPSTNEPVKLRIMWWGSQPRHEATLAALELYTKNNPNVTFEPEYSGMDGYLDKLSTQAAANNAPDVVQLDPGWMPDWMARQQLADLAPEVDVSKFDTKLLAGGQLDGKQYAVPLGSVAFGMVYDKAAMDKLGIANPANGWTWDEFFALAKESKSKLPKGQYFTLDYAGNYFMYSAYQYARGKGQVITDDGHFNVDEATYLEWTRKFEELRKEGLVPPADVNASDKENDPQMDLLAAGKVLFRYSFSNNLGTWDSIKPGAYALVTMPRAEEAGGWLKPSMYMAVSKNSKHAEEAKKFINWFVNDAEAAQITKTFRGLPANKDNAALLEANMSDLDKVGLGLLRATEPDGQTWSAGAGGWTNFVDKDWVLVRDQLSFGKSTPEEAFKQLKEASLSYEK, from the coding sequence ATGTTGAAATGGAAGCGTTCTCTTTCGGTCCTGGCGATGACAGCGATATTAGGTACACTGGCTGCCTGCGGCGGCGGAGGGAATAAAGTAAACAATGCAGGAGGGGCTACAGAAGCACCCGCCAGCACCAATGCTGCTGCGACGGCTGCTGCAACGGATGCGCCAAGCACCAATGAGCCGGTCAAGCTGCGGATTATGTGGTGGGGCTCCCAGCCGCGTCACGAAGCCACTTTGGCGGCCCTGGAATTGTACACGAAGAATAATCCGAACGTAACCTTCGAGCCGGAGTATTCCGGTATGGACGGTTATCTGGACAAATTATCCACGCAGGCTGCGGCCAACAATGCACCCGATGTGGTTCAGCTTGACCCGGGCTGGATGCCGGACTGGATGGCCCGCCAGCAATTGGCCGACCTTGCTCCTGAGGTGGATGTAAGCAAATTCGATACGAAGCTGCTGGCAGGCGGCCAATTGGACGGTAAACAGTATGCAGTTCCACTCGGCTCGGTAGCCTTCGGTATGGTATATGATAAAGCGGCTATGGATAAGCTGGGCATTGCGAACCCGGCCAACGGCTGGACCTGGGATGAGTTCTTCGCCTTAGCGAAGGAATCCAAGTCCAAGCTGCCGAAGGGACAATATTTCACCCTCGACTATGCAGGTAACTATTTCATGTACTCGGCGTATCAGTATGCCAGAGGCAAAGGGCAGGTCATCACGGATGACGGTCACTTCAACGTGGATGAAGCCACCTATCTGGAATGGACCCGCAAGTTCGAAGAGCTCCGCAAGGAAGGGCTTGTTCCTCCAGCGGATGTGAATGCCTCCGATAAAGAAAATGATCCGCAAATGGACCTGCTCGCAGCAGGAAAAGTGTTGTTCCGTTACAGCTTCTCCAACAATCTGGGAACCTGGGACAGTATTAAGCCAGGAGCCTACGCACTTGTAACCATGCCGCGTGCCGAAGAGGCAGGAGGCTGGCTGAAGCCGTCGATGTACATGGCGGTCTCCAAGAACTCCAAGCATGCTGAAGAAGCCAAGAAATTCATCAACTGGTTCGTGAATGATGCTGAGGCTGCCCAAATCACCAAGACCTTCCGTGGCCTCCCGGCTAACAAGGATAACGCTGCTCTGCTGGAAGCCAATATGAGCGATCTGGATAAGGTAGGCTTAGGCTTGCTCCGTGCTACGGAGCCGGATGGCCAGACCTGGTCGGCCGGAGCCGGCGGCTGGACGAACTTCGTGGATAAAGACTGGGTACTGGTCCGTGACCAGCTCAGCTTCGGTAAATCCACACCGGAAGAGGCGTTCAAGCAGCTGAAGGAAGCCTCGCTATCTTACGAGAAATAA
- a CDS encoding carbohydrate ABC transporter permease has protein sequence MNRSTTTLAQASPAPKKSSYFKSRWNAPLAGYLFISPWLIGFLVLTAYPLFLSLYYSFTDYTLMQPMKWIGSRNYERIFTADPKFIQSAKVTVMYVLASVPLKLIAALLVAMVLSKAVRGISAYRTAIYFPSLIGGSIGVSLLWRNIFGVDGIFNKLIAVFGIEGKSWITNPDTALSTLILLTVWQFGSTMVIFLAGLKQIPNDLYEASSVDGANKFIQFFRITLPMLSPILYFNLIMAVINAFQMFTSAFVITNGGPMNATYVYAMYLYERAFSRYELGYASALAWIMLVAIVAATLLISYTSKYWVFYETDTGGKKRK, from the coding sequence ATGAACCGCTCCACAACCACTTTAGCCCAAGCCTCGCCAGCGCCGAAAAAAAGCTCCTATTTCAAAAGCCGGTGGAACGCTCCGCTTGCAGGCTATTTGTTTATTTCGCCCTGGCTGATCGGATTCCTGGTACTGACGGCGTATCCGTTGTTCTTATCACTGTACTATTCGTTTACTGACTACACTCTGATGCAGCCAATGAAATGGATCGGGTCCCGCAATTACGAACGGATTTTCACCGCAGACCCCAAATTTATTCAATCTGCCAAAGTCACGGTCATGTATGTACTGGCTTCCGTGCCCCTTAAGCTGATTGCGGCCCTGCTCGTAGCCATGGTGCTCAGCAAGGCAGTCAGAGGGATCAGTGCTTACCGTACAGCGATCTATTTCCCTTCTCTGATCGGAGGCAGTATCGGGGTATCGCTGCTCTGGCGTAACATCTTCGGGGTAGACGGGATTTTCAACAAGCTGATCGCTGTCTTCGGCATCGAAGGGAAAAGCTGGATCACCAACCCGGACACTGCGCTTAGCACACTGATTCTGCTGACGGTCTGGCAATTCGGCTCTACCATGGTAATCTTCCTGGCAGGGCTGAAGCAGATTCCCAATGACTTGTATGAAGCTTCCTCGGTAGACGGGGCGAACAAGTTCATTCAATTCTTCCGCATTACATTGCCTATGCTGTCGCCGATTCTCTACTTCAACCTGATTATGGCCGTGATTAACGCCTTCCAGATGTTCACCTCGGCTTTCGTGATTACGAATGGCGGTCCGATGAATGCTACATACGTGTACGCTATGTATTTGTATGAACGGGCCTTCAGCCGGTACGAGCTGGGCTACGCTTCTGCACTGGCCTGGATTATGCTGGTGGCCATCGTCGCTGCAACACTGCTGATCTCCTACACCTCGAAATATTGGGTATTCTATGAGACTGACACTGGAGGGAAAAAACGCAAATGA